A single window of Aspergillus puulaauensis MK2 DNA, chromosome 5, nearly complete sequence DNA harbors:
- a CDS encoding flavin-containing monooxygenase (COG:Q;~EggNog:ENOG410PVYT;~InterPro:IPR036188;~PFAM:PF07992,PF13738,PF13450) — translation MAESYDAIVVGAGFGGIYQLYSLLQLGLRVKLIDKAGGPGGTWYWNRYPGAMSDSSSHLYRYSWDKEDLLSYPWSANYLEAKEILAYLEHVVDRHNLRQHMQFNTELLSAQWNEDEHTWTIKTSDGLFTACYFISALGILTDPNWPDIPGRDGFEGELYHTARWPEHCHLENKRVAVIGNGSTGIQLITRIAPLVGSLLCFQRHPQYTIPAGRRSVSQSERDEINQSYDEIWDQVKQSISGMGVNESKTPAMSVSAEERERAFQAAWDKGNAFRFFLGTFADIVVDEAANRSACDFIKRKIGQIVQDPEKRRKLTPTELYARRPVCDVGYYEQFNRDNVDIVDIAHNPMVEFTANGIKLADGTVHELDVIICATGYDAFDGPYKRINITGRNGLSLKEHWRNGPSTNMGIAVAGFPNMFLIYGPQSPIANVPTVMEAQVEFISGAISLAEAHQKEQSTMCRSSKTAIESTQQGEDEFAGLTKAISEAMLFKTAQSYFYGRNVKDKADFAYVFLGGVNLYLQKVKECQEGGYSSFCAF, via the coding sequence ATGGCAGAATCATACGATGCAATTGTTGTCGGGGCTGGGTTTGGTGGGATATATCAGTTATATTCCCTCCTGCAGTTGGGCCTCAGAGTGAAGCTGATAGACAAGGCTGGCGGTCCTGGGGGGACTTGGTACTGGAACCGCTACCCCGGAGCAATGAGTGACTCTTCATCGCATTTGTATCGATATTCATGGGATAAAGAAGACCTGCTATCCTATCCCTGGTCGGCCAACTATCTCGAGGCGAAAGAAATCCTCGCGTACCTGGAGCATGTGGTAGACCGCCACAACCTGCGGCAGCACATGCAATTCAACACGGAGCTGCTGTCAGCACAGTGGAACGAAGACGAGCATACATGGACTATTAAGACCAGCGATGGTTTATTCACGGCTTGCTATTTCATCTCGGCACTTGGGATCCTGACGGACCCGAACTGGCCTGATATCCCGGGACGTGATGGATTCGAAGGCGAGCTATACCACACTGCCCGATGGCCTGAACACTGCCATTTGGAAAACAAGAGGGTCGCTGTTATTGGAAACGGATCTACTGGCATTCAACTGATTACCAGGATTGCACCGCTTGTCGGGTCGTTGCTTTGCTTCCAGCGACATCCCCAGTATACCATCCCTGCCGGCCGGCGCAGCGTCAGCCAGAGCGAGCGCGACGAGATAAACCAGAGCTACGATGAGATATGGGACCAAGTCAAACAGAGTATCAGCGGAATGGGCGTCAACGAGAGCAAGACCCCGGCGATGAGTGTTTCCGCCGAAGAGCGAGAGCGCGCGTTCCAAGCTGCCTGGGACAAAGGAAATGCCTTTCGCTTTTTCCTGGGGACCTTCGCGGACATAGTCGTCGACGAGGCTGCCAACAGATCTGCGTGTGATTTTATCAAGAGGAAGATAGGCCAGATTGTGCAGGATCCAGAAAAGCGACGCAAGCTGACCCCGACCGAACTGTATGCCCGGCGGCCGGTCTGCGATGTGGGTTACTACGAGCAGTTCAACCGCGACAATGTTGATATTGTCGATATCGCCCATAATCCCATGGTCGAATTCACTGCTAATGGGATCAAGCTCGCCGATGGGACGGTGCACGAGCTGGATGTGATTATCTGCGCCACGGGCTACGATGCCTTCGACGGGCCTTACAAGAGAATCAATATCACCGGTCGCAACGGGCTCAGTTTGAAGGAGCACTGGAGGAATGGCCCGTCGACCAACATGGGCATCGCTGTCGCAGGGTTTCCTAATATGTTTTTGATTTACGGACCTCAGTCGCCTATAGCCAATGTGCCGACTGTCATGGAGGCGCAGGTTGAATTCATTTCCGGGGCTATATCGCTGGCCGAAGCACATCAAAAGGAGCAGAGCACCATGTGCAGGTCTTCCAAGACTGCGATTGAATCGACGCAGCAGGGCGAAGATGAATTCGCTGGGTTGACCAAGGCCATCAGCGAGGCGATGCTATTCAAGACCGCGCAGTCGTACTTTTATGGCAGGAATGTCAAGGATAAGGCTGATTTTGCGTATGTGTTTCTGGGGGGCGTTAATCTTTATCTccagaaggtgaaggagtGTCAGGAAGGGGGATACAGCTCCTTTTGTGCCTTTTAG
- a CDS encoding uncharacterized protein (COG:S;~EggNog:ENOG410PNVX;~TransMembrane:7 (o24-46i53-78o90-109i121-147o167-187i199-223o235-257i)), with protein MADLEAIPPGLVHGLENQGTATKAAVAVFLTIALANAIELIVLIFWTFHRYRGLYFCSMLVSVSGVILNSIGSILHYFNFGPLWLGLPLLYTGFMIMVPPQSLVLYSRLYLVFYNDKVLRFLLYFIIVALVLLLVPDTVITYVAAALRTPPANLAYNIIERYQVTGFSLLEISLSLFYVYATAKLLRHSPEGKPRIKQILYELLAINFITIGLDITFIILQYLNLNYLQICLKPLAYSIKLKLELAILGRLVAFTNLRRAKIQLGARNAEFMGTAFGLDDLGSVGTGNEGSGYDPSGATETNSTRRINANNI; from the coding sequence ATGGCAGACCTTGAGGCCATCCCCCCAGGCCTGGTCCATGGCCTGGAGAACCAGGGCACCGCCACCAAGGCCGCCGTGGCGGTCTTCCTCACAATCGCCCTGGCCAACGCGATAGAGTTGATTGTCCTCATATTCTGGACCTTCCACCGCTACCGAGGGCTCTACTTCTGCTCTATGCTCGTGTCCGTCTCGGGAGTCATCCTGAACTCGATCGGCTCCATCCTCCACTACTTTAATTTTGGCCCACTCTGGCTCGGTCTGCCGCTCTTGTATACGGGATTCATGATCATGGTGCCTCCCCAGTCACTTGTTCTCTACTCCCGGCTGTACCTGGTCTTTTACAATGACAAAGTGCTCCGATTTCTTCTCTATTTTATCATCGTCGCTTTGgttctcctcctcgtccctgATACGGTGATCACCTATGTTGCCGCAGCACTCCGCACGCCACCCGCGAATCTCGCATACAACATCATCGAGCGCTACCAAGTCACCGGCTTCTCTCTGCTCGAAATTTCACTGTCCCTCTTCTATGTCTACGCCACGGCCAAGCTGCTGCGGCACAGCCCCGAGGGGAAGCCCCGGATCAAGCAGATCCTCTACGAGCTGCTGGCGATCAACTTCATCACGATAGGGCTGGACATCACCTTTATCATCCTGCAGTACCTCAACCTAAACTACCTCCAGATCTGCCTCAAGCCGCTGGCGTACAGCatcaagctgaagctggagttggcGATCCTGGGCCGGCTCGTGGCGTTTACGAATCTGCGCAGGGCCAAGATCCAGCTCGGGGCGCGGAATGCTGAGTTTATGGGCACGGCGTTTGGGCTGGATGATTTGGGGTCGGTGGGGACTGGGAATGAGGGATCTGGATATGATCCGTCGGGGGCTACAGAGACGAACAGTACGAGGAGAATTAATGCTAATAATATATGA
- the ALD5_3 gene encoding aldehyde dehydrogenase family protein (COG:C;~EggNog:ENOG410PFKN;~InterPro:IPR015590,IPR029510,IPR016161,IPR016162, IPR016163;~PFAM:PF00171;~go_function: GO:0016491 - oxidoreductase activity [Evidence IEA];~go_function: GO:0016620 - oxidoreductase activity, acting on the aldehyde or oxo group of donors, NAD or NADP as acceptor [Evidence IEA];~go_process: GO:0055114 - oxidation-reduction process [Evidence IEA]) translates to MSQTLQINGRTISLPTGLFINGQFVDSKQGATFDVEDPATGQTLISIAEGREDDVDEAVRVAREVFDNGAWSNSNPAHRGALLSKLADLIEEHKDDLIALECADTGKTVPLCSSLDLPASIGTLRYYAGWADKVRGETSFNIPGTFAYTRREPIGVCGQIIPWNFPMMMFIWKIAPALVTGNTVVIKSAEATPLSALKICELISLAGFPPGTVNLVSGYGKTVGSAIAHHMDVDKVAFTGSTATGRAIMRAAANSNLKKVTLELGGKSPNIIFPDADLDSAVDWSAWGINMNFGQTCHAGTRIYVHEDVYDEFLSKFTKTMANITVGHPFEKTTNQGPQNSQMQYDKILGYIDSGVQEGATVHLGGKAIDKGSGYYIQPTIFTNVRPEMKIMREEIFGPVVAIAKFSSEEEVIKQANNTTYGLAAACHTKDYERAIRVTNALRAGTTWVNMYNFVHWSIPFGGYKESGIGRECGEAVLENYTQTKAVFFNMGVPCPKA, encoded by the exons ATGTCTCAAACACTTCAAATCAACGGCCGCACCATTTCCCTCCCTACCGGGCTCTTCATCAATGGCCAATTCGTCGATAGCAAGCAAGGCGCCACATTCGACGTGGAAGACCCCGCCACAGGACAGACCCTGATCTCCATTGCTGAAGGCCGTGAGGATGATGTAGACGAAGCTGTGCGTGTTGCCCGTGAGGTCTTCGATAATGGAGCCTGGAGCAACTCTAACCCTGCGCACCGCGGCGCTCTACTGAGTAAACTAGCCGACCTCATAGAAGAACACAAGGATGACCTGATCGCACTTGAATGTGCCGATACTGGCAAAACTGTTCCTCTCTGCTCTAGCCTTGACCTCCCCGCATCTATTGGGACTTTGCGGTACTACGCTGGCTGGGCAGACAAGGTTAGGGGTGAAACCTCGTTCAATATCCCAGGAACATTTGCGTACACTCGCCGGGAGCCAATTGGTGTCTGTGGGCAAATCATCCCGTGGAA CTTTCCCATGATGATGTTTATCTGGAAGATCGCGCCCGCCCTGGTAACAGGAAACACCGTGGTGATCAAGTCCGCCGAAGCGACACCTTTATCGGCGCTGAAAATCTGCGAGTTGATCTCCCTGGCTGGCTTCCCTCCAGGAACGGTAAACCTAGTTTCGGGATACGGCAAGACAGTGGGAAGCGCTATTGCACACCACATGGACGTGGACAAGGTCGCCTTTACCGGGTCAACTGCCACTGGCCGGGCCATCATGCGCGCAGCAGCAAATTCAAACCTGAAGAAAGTGACCCTCGAACTGGGTGGCAAGTCTCCA AACATTATCTTCCCCGATGCCGACCTCGACTCGGCCGTAGACTGGTCAGCATGGGGAATAAATATGAACTTTGGCCAAACCTGTCATGCCGGCACAAGGATCTATGTCCATGAGGATGTCTACGATGAGTTCTTGTCCAAGTTCACCAAAACCATGGCCAATATCACGGTAGGCCATCCATTTGAAAAGACCACGAACCAAGGACCCCAGAACAGCCAGATGCAGTATGACAAGATCCTGGGATACATCGATTCGGGAGTTCAGGAGGGCGCAACCGTCCACCTGGGTGGCAAAGCTATCGACAAGGGCAGCGGCTATTACATCCAGCCAACCATCTTCACAAACGTGCGCCCAGAGATGAAG ATTATGCGCGAAGAAATCTTCGGCCCAGTCGTTGCAATTGCCAAATTCTCGtcagaggaagaagtcatCAAGCaggccaacaacaccacGTACGGGCTGGCAGCGGCCTGCCATACCAAGGACTACGAGCGCGCTATCCGCGTGACGAATGCACTGCGCGCCGGGACGACCTGGGTGAACATGTACAATTTCGTCCATTGGAGTATTCCATTTGGTGGATACAAGGAGAGTGGAATTGGGCGTGAATGCGGCGAGGCAGTGCTGGAGAACTACACGCAGACCAAGGCTGTGTTCTTTAACATGGGCGTGCCATGTCCGAAGGCGTAA
- a CDS encoding phytanoyl-CoA dioxygenase family protein (COG:I;~EggNog:ENOG410PVQ7;~InterPro:IPR008775;~PFAM:PF05721): MSTTATETAPSVTTGVNLRAYGGELENVKPLPAFTLDTPIEELRRRYEEDGVVWIKGLISRDVVNRFRKDYLTFMNRGSEMLKPNTDPEKGIFSGNDWRDYILPGGTRLAMGLKDEGPFVDNAIASHVAPFYMQFKDKIGKDIEAFAAKLCGFQDSWCLPRSLLRCAVPGAESTPVHYDQIFLRAAPPTSITAWVPIGDIEIEGGGLIYLDGSQDIGRKYEEDFSRLSETLSDAEKISAVNQNMNAGGWLDRNSSKFGKYWGRDWLVGAYEAGDVVLHNPFMVHAGAMNESKTGRIRVSTDLRFVDKSKPYDERWTIAAFSDNDPNLARKLNRKPAA; encoded by the exons ATGTCTACCACAGCCACTGAGACGGCGCCATCCGTCACTACAGGCGTCAACCTGCGTGCATACGGCGGGGAGCTGGAGAATGTGAAGCCGCTCCCGGCGTTTACTCTAGATACCCCGATCGAGGAGTTACGGAGGCGATATGAGGAGGATGGTGTAGTATGG ATCAAAGGTCTTATTAGCCGCGACGTTGTCAACAGATTCCGAAAGGACTATCTCACATTCATGAATCGAGGATCCGAAATGCTGAAACCAAATACCGATCCGGAAAAGGGTATCTTCTCAGGGAACGACTGGAGGGATTATATTCTACCTGGAGGGACTCGGCTGGCGATGGGACTGAAGGATGAGGGCCCGTTCGTGGACAACGCAATCGCAAGTCATGTCGCGCCGTTCTACATGCAGTTCAAGGATAAGATCGGAAAAGACATTGAAGCATTCGCAGCTAAGCTGTGCGGGTTCCAAGACTCGTGGTGTTTGCCTCGCTCCCTGCTGCGGTGTGCAGTCCCTGGCGCTGAGTCCACGCCCGTTCACTATGATCAGATATTTTTGAGAGCTGCGCCGCCCACCAGTATCACTGCGTGGGTTCCCATCGGGGACATTGAAATAGAGGGAGGGGGCTTGATCTATCTCGACGGCTCGCAGGATATCGGCCGTAAATATGAAGAGGACTTCTCGCGACTGAGCGAGACTTTGAGTGACGCGGAGAAGATATCGGCTGTCAACCAGAATATGAATGCAGGAGGCTGGTTGGATAGGAATTCCTCCAAGTTTGGCAAATACTGGGGACGCGACTGGCTAGTG GGTGCGTACGAAGCAGGAGACGTTGTCCTTCACAACCCATTCATGGTCCATGCAGGCGCCATGAACGAATCCAAGACAGGACGTATCAGGGTATCGACGGACCTCCGGTTTGTGGATAAGTCCAAGCCGTACGACGAGAGATGGACTATCGCGGCCTTCAGTGACAATGACCCTAACCTGGCGCGGAAGCTCAACAGAAAGCCTGCAGCTTGA
- a CDS encoding uncharacterized protein (COG:G;~EggNog:ENOG410PHFT;~InterPro:IPR020846,IPR011701,IPR036259;~PFAM:PF07690;~TransMembrane:12 (i53-72o100-118i125-145o151-174i186-207o219-241i292-311o323-342i354-375o381-402i414-435o441-465i);~go_function: GO:0022857 - transmembrane transporter activity [Evidence IEA];~go_process: GO:0055085 - transmembrane transport [Evidence IEA]): MDEKHDNRETLSHREDIAEDASRKGVFAEMHMPDSLRGLSEDEYKKVGRKATLKMDIVVFPPLMLMYILNYLDRNNIAAAKLANIQEDLSLSETEFQSCISILYAGYIIMQVPSNMILGKLKWPAVYICGAMGVWGVISAAQAAVTNFAGLMVARFMVGFVEAVFFPGALYYLSMFYNRKQYAFRAALFYSGSQLGNAIGGLFAIGILKLDGDHGLAGWRWLFLVEGVLTIGLAVVFALILPNSLEGVPRMTELEREWITWNYQKDQGQQDDRNEITATQGLVLALRDIKTWLLLATLYPVFISAGVTNLFQPVIATLGYSRTITYALSAPPFILCCIAMMATGYNSDRTGERYYHIVLPLGVTIIANVIAVATLNTGARYTAMMLMPASFYAATTVLYSWMSGTLSQPAPKRASAIAVIISICNTTNVWTPYLYNGAPRYLAAFAVNLAAAVLAILMATVNRIYLTRQNRKLDRGESTGKSGPTPAQLASGYRYLV, from the exons ATGGACGAGAAGCACGACAACCGCGAGACTCTCTCGCACCGCGAAGACATCGCAGAGGATGCCTCCAGAAAAGGGGTGTTTGCTGAAATGCACATGCCCGACAGTCTTCGAGGGCTCTCCGAGGACGAGTACAAGAAAGTCGGCCGCAAGGCAACCCTTAAAATGGACATTGTGGTGTTTCCGCCTCTCATGTTGATGTACATCCTGAACTATCTGGACAGGAACAACATTGCTGCTGCCAAGCTCGCCAATATCCAGGAGGACTTGAGTCTTTCGGAGACGGAATTCCAGAGCTGTATATCTATCCTATATGCGGGATACA TTATAATGCAGGTCCCGTCCAACATGATACTAGGAAAGCTGAAATGGCCTGCTGTGTACATCTGCGGTGCGATGGGAGTCTGGGGTGTGATTTCAGCTGCCCAAGCAGCTGTGACCAATTTCGCAGGCTTGATGGTGGCGAGGTTCATGGTTGGATTCGTCGAGGCAGTCTTCTTCCCGGGGGCGCTGTATTATCTCTCCATGTTCTACAACCGCAAGCAGTATGCTTTTCGCGCCGCCCTTTTTTACTCTGGCTCGCAGCTCGGAAACGCCATTGGGGGATTGTTTGCTATCGGGATCTTGAAGCTGGACGGGGACCATgggttggctggctggagatggctgttCCTTGTTGAAGGGGTGCTCACTATCGGCCTTGCCGTGGTCTTTGCGCTCATCCTCCCAAACTCACTAGAAGGCGTTCCTAGGATGACAGAACTGGAGCGAGAGTGGATCACCTGGAATTACCAGAAAGACCAAGGCCAGCAAGACGACCGCAATGAAATCACCGCAACGCAGGGCCTCGTTCTTGCTCTCCGCGACATCAAGACATGGCTACTACTTGCCACTCTGTACCCGGTCTTCATATCAGCTGGTGTCACGAATCTGTTCCAGCCTGTTATTGCGACGCTGGGCTATTCGCGCACTATCACTTATGCCCTGAGTGCGCCGCCCTTCATCCTCTGCTGTATCGCCATGATGGCCACTGGGTATAACTCAGACAGAACGGGGGAACGGTATTACCACATCGTCCTACCGCTCGGAGTAACCATCATCGCAAATGTCATTGCAGTGGCCACACTAAATACAGGTGCGCGGTACACAGCCATGATGCTAATGCCTGCCTCCTTCTATGCAGCTACGACAGTGCTTTACTCCTGGATGTCAGGGACACTCAGCCAGCCGGCCCCGAAGCGAGCGTCGGCCATTGCGgttattatttctatctgCAACACTACGAATGTTTGGACTCCGTATCTATACAACGGGGCGCCACGGTACCTTGCGGCGTTTGCTGTGAATCTTGCCGCTGCCGTGCTTGCGATCCTTATGGCGACTGTGAATCGCATCTATCTGACCCGACAGAACCGCAAGCTTGATCGGGGGGAATCAACTGGCAAGAGTGGCCCGACGCCTGCACAGTTGGCGAGTGGATATCGGTACTTGGTATAA
- a CDS encoding fungal specific transcription factor domain-containing protein (COG:S;~EggNog:ENOG410PKBS;~InterPro:IPR007219;~PFAM:PF04082;~go_function: GO:0003677 - DNA binding [Evidence IEA];~go_function: GO:0008270 - zinc ion binding [Evidence IEA];~go_process: GO:0006351 - transcription, DNA-templated [Evidence IEA]) encodes MSEPAVDLSTPSHHSEAPNLSIPEPRTVSPAQHNPTLEEPPQEDQYGHYHGSASGFAFLQSVKDRLASLPSMSLDFSDYPLAVPGKRPGILPPKAITDTLVRDYFDFGLTTSRFVHEPTLRVAYEKLYSTQGDDGLGQDDVALVYMVVAMGSHYSQTNNVFCGFSASLQFFDMARQEIERESTKVTLSSLQTRLLMIHYLLNHSRMHDAWSSFGIIVRQAQALGLHRLSTGRPSNYVDHEYRKRVFWSIYTYDRVLSSIFGRPCALHDDDIDQEECALVNDDDVSISECRARDSTEASFCTAAALIHYARLAQILGMVLREFYSPRRRNHSLYSLQAAALNLQERLLSWQQSLPAYLNYLSLPPSAMSTMIQRQMCTLKLTFAHTSLLLYRPFMLYSIRANAQIPHDLEVWLGKCGDLSVEAANVVVAECQYLYERGLFSRVFWFVNYAQFAAIGTLYMHSCLWPDPRNVREVADNALAQFPVGVDGDLIGQRYLEILKELQELTLGFSLLDVGPNSALSLDSMSAKGISVFDDLLMNYGDPWGTGIGALWTNADNDGLPHIEP; translated from the exons ATGTCCGAGCCTGCCGTGGACCTGTCCACACCCTCTCATCACTCAGAGGCACCGAATCTGTCTATTCCAGAGCCGCGGACGGTTTCTCCGGCGCAGCATAACCCTACACTAGAAGAACCACCTCAAGAGGACCAATATGGCCATTACCATGGAAGTGCCTCGGGCTTCGCCTTTCTGCAGTCTGTCAAAGACCGTCTCGCCAGTCTACCATCAATGTCCCTCGATTTCTCCGATTATCCCTTGGCGGTTCCTGGTAAACGCCCTGGAATCCTTCCACCCAAGGCCATTACGGATACCCTGGTGCGAGACTACTTCGACTTTGGGCTTACCACTTCGCGCTTTGTCCACGAGCCAACGTTGCGCGTGGCATATGAGAAACTGTACAGCACGCAGGGCGACGACGGCCTAGGCCAGGACGACGTCGCACTGGTGTATATGGTTGTGGCCATGGGCTCGCATTACTCGCAGACCAACAACGTGTTCTGTGGGTTCTCTGCAAG CCTCCAATTCTTCGATATGGCCCGGCAGGAGATCGAGAGGGAGTCGACCAAGGTCACTCTCAGCTCTCTGCAAACCCGGCTCCTGATGATCCACTACCTGCTAAACCATTCAAGGATGCACGATGCCTGGTCCTCCTTTGGCATCATCGTTCGACAGGCCCAGGCATTGGGATTGCATCGTCTGTCGACAGGGCGACCGAGCAATTACGTCGACCACGAGTACCGCAAACGGGTTTTCTGGTCTATCTACACCTATGATCGCGTCCTCAGCAGTATATTCGGTCGCCCGTGCGCCCTTCatgacgacgacattgaCCAGGAAGAATGCGCGTTGGTGAATGATGACgacgtctccatctccgaaTGTCGGGCTCGCGACTCGACTGAGGCCTCATTCTGCACAGCTGCAGCTCTGATTCACTACGCCAGACTAGCCCAGATCTTGGGGATGGTGCTGCGGGAGTTCTATAGCCCCCGAAGGAGGAACCACAGCCTCTACAGCCTCCAGGCCGCTGCGTTAAATCTCCAGGAGCGTCTACTCTCCTGGCAACAAAGTCTCCCAGCATACCTGAACTACCTCTCGCTCCCACCATCCGCCATGTCCACCATGATCCAGCGGCAGATGTGCACACTCAAGCTCACCTTCGCCCATACAagcctcctcctctaccGCCCGTTTATGCTGTACTCAATCCGAGCTAATGCCCAGATCCCCCACGACCTCGAGGTCTGGCTCGGGAAATGCGGCGATCTATCTGTCGAGGCAGCGAACGTCGTAGTCGCCGAGTGCCAATACCTCTACGAACGCGGTCTCTTCTCTCGTGTATTCTGGTTCGTGAACTACGCACAGTTCGCTGCAATCGGCACTCTATACATGCACTCCTGTCTCTGGCCAGACCCGCGCAATGTCCGAGAAGTGGCCGACAACGCCCTCGCGCAGTTTCCAGTCGGCGTCGACGGAGACCTCATCGGGCAGCGGTATCTCGAGATACtcaaggagctgcaggaacTGACCCTCGGATTCAGTCTGCTAGATGTGGGTCCTAACTCCGCACTGTCGCTGGACTCGATGTCAGCCAAGGGAATATCCGTTTTTGACGACCTCTTAATGAACTACGGTGACCCATGGGGGACAGGCATTGGTGCTCTGTGGACGAATGCTGATAACGATGGACTGCCGCATATTGAGCCGTAG
- a CDS encoding uncharacterized protein (COG:T;~EggNog:ENOG410PII6;~InterPro:IPR019819,IPR019826,IPR002018,IPR029058;~MEROPS:MER0033188;~PFAM:PF00135;~SECRETED:SignalP(1-24)) yields the protein MAQLRILQMLWPVLICITLVAVQAKQPPEATIENGTYVGIHNSHYNVDYFLGIPFAQPPVGDLRLAPPAPLNLSFSGVRNATRMQPACVQFLAATIDRPISEDCLTLNVYRPSGYDNQTLPVLVWIYGGGYVQGSNSDPRYNLTFILNNSIKMNKPIIAVAINYRLNGFGFMGGPVIREHGLANLGLRDQRLALHWIQENIHSFGGDRTKVTIWGQSAGAGSVGSQLLAYGGRDDSLFRAAIADSGGPLGFQGPSKDAQLDSWNAVLNLTGCFGSQPLACLRGVSSTNFTSAINASGARFGPFYDGDFLQGYSSAQLSKGQFVKVPLLTGSNTDEGTGFAGDSPYIGALPETSYPNEMSFLAVVNASIIDPSAATALAVISALYPNVPAINAPHTHHGPLNATFGSHYGRVATFAGDSSIHRGRRMASQMWSKYNTPVYSYLFDQWPIGGLPDTTGTTHFTEVPLIHDNELGNGFEAPWYPAGSEFAGMDQDFYSLARLMSRMWIAFVHDLDPNEHGVSEYNGHPIPKWTPYADSARDALDGYGVNLRFLSTLAGLAELEPDTWRAEAIQYLNENSYALFGV from the exons ATGGCCCAACTTCGTATACTCCAGATGCTGTGGCCAGTCCTCATCTGCATAACCCTGGTCGCAGTCCAAGCCAAACAACCGCCAGAAGCAACTATTGAGAATGGGACGTACGTTGGTATCCATAACAGCCATTATAACGTGGATTACTTCCTCGGAATCCCCTTCGCTCAGCCACCGGTTGGAGATCTGCGAttggcaccaccagcaccactgAACTTATCATTTTCTGGTGTGCGTAATGCCACAAGGATGCAGCCAGCCTGTGTTCAGTTCTTG GCGGCAACCATCGACCGCCCGATATCTGAGGACTGTCTGACTCTGAATGTCTACAGACCATCTGGCTATGATAACCAGACTCTCCCGGTTCTTGTTTGGATCTACGG AGGGGGCTACGTGCAAGGGAGCAATAGCGACCCCCGGTACAATCTTACTTTCATCTTGAACAACTCAATCAAGATGAACAAGCCAATTATTGCCGTCGCCATTAACTACCGACTGAATGGATTTGGCTTCATGGGAGGCCCTGTCATCAGGGAGCATGGCCTTGCAAACCTGGGGCTGCGCGACCAACGCCTCGCTCTGCACTGGATTCAG GAGAACATTCATTCCTTTGGCGGCGATCGTACAAAAGTCACCATCTGGGGCCAGTCTGCCGGAGCAGGGAGCGTGGGATCCCAGCTGCTGGCGTACGGAGGACGCGATGACTCGCTATTCCGGGCTGCAATTGCAGACAGTGGCGGTCCTTTGGGATTCCAAGGCCCATCCAAGGATGCACAACTGGACTCGTGGAACGCAGTCCTGAACCTCACTGGATGTTTTGGCTCCCAACCCTTGGCCTGTTTGCGGGGAGTCAGTTCGACCAACTTCACCTCTGCAATCAATGCATCTGGAGCCAGATTCGGGCCATTCTATGATGGTGACTTTCTTCAAGGATACAGCTCTGCGCAACTATCAAAAGGACAGTTCGTCAAAGTGCCGTTGCTGACCGGGAGTAACACGGACGAGGGCACCGGCTTTGCTGGGGATTCACCATATATAGGAGCCCTCCCAGAGACCTCTTATCCGAACGAAATGTCGttcctcgccgtcgtcaATGCTTCGATCATAGATccctcagcagcaacagctctGGCAGTCATCTCAGCCCTGTATCCTAACGTCCcagccatcaacgccccCCACACCCACCACGGCCCGTTGAACGCGACCTTTGGATCTCACTACGGCCGAGTTGCCACATTTGCAGGAGATAGCTCCATCCATCGGGGCCGTCGAATGGCCTCGCAAATGTGGTCAAAATACAATACACCGGTATACTCCTACCTCTTCGACCAGTGGCCGATTGGAGGGCTCCCTGATACAACAGGGACCACGCACTTTACCGAAGTCCCACTGATCCACGACAACGAGCTTGGGAATGGCTTTGAGGCACCATGGTATCCGGCCGGCAGCGAGTTTGCAGGCATGGACCAGGACTTTTACTCCCTTGCCCGACTTATGA GCCGCATGTGGATTGCCTTTGTGCATGATCTCGACCCGAACGAGCACGGCGTCAGTGAGTACAACGGCCATCCAATCCCTAAGTGGACTCCATACGCAGACAGTGCCAGGGATGCGTTGGATGGCTATGGTGTTAATCTGCGTTTCCTCTCGACTCTCGCAGGACTGGCAGAGCTTGAGCCAGACACCTGGCGTGCGGAGGCGATCCAGTATCTGAACGAGAATTCATACGCGCTGTTTGGTGTTTAG